AAAACACTATTTCTGGTTTTGGGGTTAGGTTCAGGTAAAACTTACAACTGAGGTTAGCtttagaattggggttagtATCAGGCATAAGGATTTAGTGTTAGGCATTAGGGTAAGAGTTTGGGAATAAAGTTTTGGTTATTGAGGTTTAGTTTAGTGTCAGGTTAAGTAAAGAGATAGGGAAATCAGGGAATAATTTTTTCTTGTCTCCAGaagtaaaagaaaagaaatgtgagtgtgaaaaatgtgtgtgtacccttattttaccagataagttgactgagaacacattgttatttacagcaacaacatgtgtttgtatgtgtgtgttggtattcACTTCTTGTGCAtgcgtgtatgtgcgtgcgtgagtgCGTGTACACAGTCCTGTGTTGGTGTATTAATAACCATGGCACTGGCTCTAATCCTGATAAGAGGCTTTCTCAGCACTGCTCAAATCCACTTCATGGAAACCAACTCAGGCAAAAATGTTCCATGTAAATGCCCCCAGCAATAGACTCAGTGCCAATCATTTCTGCATATGAATATTTTACTGTACCCATTGTGTTTAATTCTAGTTGAAATTGCAATGACGTGATCGGCCTTTCTTGTTTTCATCCATATCCTTTCATATAGTGAATTATGATAGGGAGTACAGCAGCAAGGCTTAATTATATGTTAATTCCTGGTAAATTCATGTTAATTCCTGGTAAAGTAATTCCTCTATTTTTTGGGATTACAGTAGGTGGTGatttaatgctttttttttttaaaaggttcatttatttacaacaacagaaaaataatacatgtaacatcatttttataaaaaaatgaaaaaaatattaaaataaacagtatataaatggctataaaaatgtatctgacCCACATTGGGTTGTCGCTGGTTCTGACGGGTATCCCCGTTATGCCAGGCATGGCTGCAAGAGGGCTGTCATATCTTGAACGGGTAGTCCTGCAGGTAGCACAATAGAGGCCGTGGCAGGGGCAGCAGTTCCGGAAAGTCAGTTTGGCAGTTGATGGTGAGGCGCGTGAGGTGCTGAAGAGAGGGGAAGGCCTGAGGCAGGGACAGGGGGCGCATCAACTTAAGCAGTACAGCATTGTCCTTTGGTGCATCCTGAGGTGAGCTCGGTTTGGCTTTAGGTTGATGGGTGTCCTCCAATTCTGCTCGTTTGCCCTGTTGTGTCTGCCCGGATCCCACGTAGTGTTGCACCAGGCTGCAGACATCGGGGAAGGACAGCAAGCGAGGGGGGCCTGGGGAGCTGGAGTCCAGGCGGAAGCGACCCCCGCTGTACTCGATACGTACGTTTGTGGGGCCACACGCCGTCTTCACCGACAGGGTCAACATATAGAGCGGGTGGCTGCTGTCGCGTACCAGGAAGGTTCCCACGGACAAATTCTGGAGAGCGTCCCGGGCCTCACTGGCTGAAATGGGCCCCCAATACCAGCCTGGAGCCAGAAACAGAGCCACACGTTACACAACGTCTCCACTACAGCAGCCGCGGGATGGCCAGctaagacacaaacacactcacacacatgaaAAGGTGGTGTGAAACACTAGGAGGCCCTACCTGAGTTATGCAGGTAATGGAAGGTGGTGGTGATGCAGCGTAGGTCCTCTGCGGGGTTGTGGATGAGGCCTGTTGGGTTCTGGCAAAACAACCTCCGTGTTTCGCTGTGATCCTGCTGCATGCTGCTCATCGTCCTGGCAACCATATCCGAAAGTGGCCCTGGCAACAGAGCCTTGAAGTGAGAGGAAAGGATTTGGTTCAATGCTGGAGAGGTTGTAACACAGTAGTTACTATGGAGACAGAAACATGTCACATCTAGGAGTTGCAGAGCTGTTGTGATTTCCAACCCACAGTGTCTTCACATACACTCAGTAGACAGTTTTCTTTTATGAGTCCGCTCCCGTTCTCGCAATTTTGGCCTCACCTCATCGCAACTACTCCACATTAATGCATGGCCAACCACTATAATTGAACACGAAGGCACGAATATCCACAAAATATCCATCATAAAAGTCTTTCACTTTTGGTCAACCAGCTTAGAAAAGGTTTATGATAGGTCATAGCAATGTAGGTGGCATAGTGATTAACCTAAActattcagtgcttgttttcttACTTGAGAGGACATTTTAGGAACTACTGCACACTGAATTTCAGCCACCAGGACATGAACAGGGGATTTCGCTTTGCCCCTGTGCAACTTGGTCTCAGGGGTCGATGTTACATATTAAATCTGGGACACTGAACTTAGTATGTTTCGTTAAATAAGGAGCCATTACATTTGAATCTGAAACAAATTACATGTTACCCATCATTCTAAATTCACAAAAGGTCCGGAGTTGAGATTGACTGGGATACCAGATTGGCATTCAGTTACATAGAGAACATCATCTGCGTGTATGTAAATTCATTAATTCAGTCTTTAGTTGCATAACCATCTATTGCCTAGTGCCTTTGTGTAACATGTGTCTAGACCCTATGTGGAGGTTGAACCTGTCTGATAGGAACTGGTTGGTCACTATTCTCACTCATAGACTCCTGTATAGAAGTTGGTGAAGTGAAGGCTTTTTCTGCATCAACATTTATCAGCCAACTTTAAAGAGTGCTGTTGGGGACGACGCCAGTCTAATTTGAGTGGACTTGTTTTTCCACCAAAGTATTAAGCATGTTGAAAGTTCTTGCTAGTATCTTTTGATTTGTGTTGTTTGGCCTATGTTACCTAACCTATTCTGCCCCTTGCCATACCACATTCATGAATAATGTCAGTAACTGCCTCATCCAGGTTATGTTGGAATTGCCCCTCATCCttgcacaaaacattttctgctaGTAAAGGTCACCATATTTATAAAATTCACGGTGGGAAACCATCTCTATTGTTTTTAAGGATTGGATTGTTTCTTGTATTTCTACCAGAGAGATGTCTGCAATTAGGTAATCGTGAGACTTGTGGTTCAGGAAGGGGAGGTTACACTCTTGCAGAAGGTTCTCTGTGTCTGATAAACAACGGTGTGCTTTATACTACAGTACTATGCAGGGATTTCTAAAATTAACAAAATCGTTGGAAGGACAGATTAGTTCTCCAGTCACTGATTTTACCCTGTGAAACATAATCTCGATTTGTGGGCTCTACAATGCAGACATATGGCCAACGGTCTCAATATTAACGTTAAGCCCCACGACAGACATACATTCTTTGGCAAGTGCAATGTGCAGAGTATGCGAGCCACGCTCTATTGTAACCAACCTAGCGAACCATGTCACAGAGATCCACCTTCTAACATTTAATTGGCCAGTCACTAAATGTGTCGCTGCCTGCTTTATATTGCAAGCCACATCTGAGGTATGAACTATCTGTTGAAGCGACGAATGTTCGTTAAAGAAATTGCCCTAGGAGAGAAGTGTTACTGCCTTGCAGGGCACAGATACATGGGGTTTGAATATGACCCAGAACTATTTCAGCACATCTCTTCTTTCACTTTCCTATTTCCAATCAACAATAAAATGCCAAAGATACACcttcaaaattaaataaatagacaCAAATTATCAGTGAAAATGAAACCACATTAAGTTCATGTTATGAACAGTTTTGCATAAATTGGCAAATGGTTGTATATAAACCTTCGGTAGGCACGTCGATGAACTGTCAAGGATGGAGACTTAAGGACTTGACGttgctgcataaaatgttgGTAATGTTATTGATGTTTAGGAAAGATTTGTTTACCTTCTTTATCAACTTCGGCTTAACTTTGTGTCTTCATTATTAACCATGTGGTTATACactcatgttttgaaaataaccGAGCACAGAATAAATTATCTGAAAACTTTTAAGAAAATCGTAACTGTACTTTATCCATACAATTAAAATCCAAATagcatttaataaaacattcagaATCCAATATTTGTTCACGAATGCTAATTTAGctattgtatatatttaaatatattgttaaCGTTTAATTTAACAGACGCTCTGGGAATTTGCAGTAGTGAGTGCAAGCATTTTTCTCATACTGCCCCCCTTGGGAACAGAAACTCACAAACCGCAATGCTCTACCACACATCGGACCTTTCTGAAAAGGTGATGAATAGCAAACAGTTCAATTTTGCAATGAGAAGCGGTCCATCCACAATCAAAATTTTTGTCAATGCTACATCCGTGATAGTCTGACGTTTTTCGATTATTATTAGGCCTAACTTCGTCTTCGAATataaaattacttaaatcataatCATGAACCCTTTTATAACTCTATTAGTGACTTTTGAAACAGAATCGTGGGttgattttaatatttttctccatccttttttattctacatttcagtcatttataCAACAGACGCTCTTATTCTTGGCGAATTAGGCCTACAGTTGgtgtaaaataaatatcaaaacGTGGGTACATTATATTTTCAATCTAAGTATACAGTTTGAATCAGCGCGTAGCCTAAAAGACCAATGCAACGTACCCGCTATATAACTGTAGCAATAAATTCAACTTACCTTTGAAcacacaaaatcataaaatattggCCTGAAGACAACTGTCCAAAAAAATCCTGTGATTCTTTATTTGTAGACGATCACTGATTTTATTAACTCAACAGACTTCAGTGTTCTTTTCCGTCAAAAAGAACAAATCTTAACTCATGTTGACAACGTACACAATCCACAATGTGCCACTTTCAACCGTGGGTGGCTGCAGTCCATCGCAGTGATCCGTTCGCAAGACACTGTTCTCAATTCTGTTGTACAGAAATACGGTGAGAAAATGTTTCTCTTGTAAAGTCAGATTCGAGGGTTGACGGAAATACTAGGAATCAAATTCCAAGAATTGCTTTGTATTTCAGCGCCCGCGGCGGCAGGGGTTGCATCTGCCCGACCGGTTTCGCGGAACTGCGCTGCATTTCGATTGGCTGCAGCGCGTGCTTTCAACACCATGCTATGGCAGCGCGCGCCTCCGTGGCTTCAACTGTAATGCGCAGCTGATGACTTCCAAGTAAAGCACTTTCCACGAAAGCTGACTGAAATTGACCTTAGCCACTGCCTCCCTCTTATAACGCCCCGCCCACCTTATGTTCTATAGCCTATCGTTGCTTCCTAAACGCGCTATACAAAGGTATAAGTGGTTTAAATTAAAGTGTTTACAATGAAATGGGGCTATAAACCTAAGTGTCCAGTATATTTTTTAAGATAATCCATATTTTGTTACAGGATAAACAAGAAAATATGAATGCCTATCAGGCGGACAATGCTACTTAGTTTCTTTTCCAGGTAGAACATGGCCTGGGTCCTATTCTAAGAAATATTCCTCATACATAATTTGACCTCAGTTCAGATTATCGCTGTCCTACGTAAACtgcatacacatacataatAATGTACTCTATGTCACACTTGACCTTTCCTTGTAGTTggtttccaaaaacaaacaaaaaaacagagaagacaacttaaatacacagaaaacatgtttttattggaagataatgtaaaataatgtattttattgaacCTTCATCTCAACGTCTCAGGCCTTTTGGGGAAAGACAAAAAGCGTCTTTGAATGTTTGGGGACGAGGCACCAGCGGTGTAACAACAGAGAGAGCGGAAAATGGGGAACCATAAAAGTGATGctgtttaacaaaaaaataaataaactggcctttagattgagcttttccttttaaaatgagCATAAACAGGCCTACCAGGGAAGAAATAACAAGGGGGGAATAGAGGCTTGCAAACATGGAGGCGTGTGTGTTCATATCCGAGCCTGTCCCTGTCACTCTCTAGCTTTCCTCTCGGTTCTCTCCAGCCCCCTTGATGATTCGCTTGTTTCCCCTCTTCCCGCCCGGCCCACGTGGCTTGGCGAACGCCTGCTTCAGAGTGTGCTCGATAGGGTGAACCTCCTCGTACAGAAACTCCTCCGTCAGCCCATCCCCGCCGTCAATCTCTATCTTTATGCATGCATGAATGACCAAGGGCACAAACCCACACGTAGGCggaaatacacagacaaatacacacgtgcacacacaccaaggagagagagaaatggggaaGAGGGGAAAGAGATCACAATGTTACAAACAAGACCAGTACACGTGTAGACTCCCTCCTGACTGTGATATGATAATTTCTCCCTCCTGAGGCGGATAAACAAACATGGAGGTCGTGCTGCTGTGGCACCTTTTTGGCGATCTCTAGATGGTagtccctctccacctcctccagaaGCCGGTTCTTACAGCTTGAGTACAGCATCCGCTCCTTAATGCTACAGCTGTATCCGGGCATGGAGTAGATGAACactgagagggagtgagacagagagagaacctaTAACCTTCTCGTTGCAGGGaatgtgcgtgcgtgttcgGTGCATGAGCGTGCGCGTGTGATACTGACCCAGTGCCTCCTGTTGCAGTCCCTGATGGGAGTGTTTGAAGATGAAGAAGTGGTATCTTGGCGTGTCTGTAGGAATCCTGTAGGGTAGCTCACGTGTCTCCGTGGGGTTGGTGTGGACCAGCTCGATCGTCTCTTTCTCAATGTCCAACctctaaaacacaaaaacaacaatacagagtgtgtatttactgtgtgtgtgtgtgcgcgcgtgtgtgtgtttgggagtgcACGCAAGCGAGTAAAAGATTTAACTGTCATGTGAGGCCAACCCACCAGCTGTATGTAATTGATACGTTTCTGCTTGAGTTGTTGTAGAGCATGTTTGGTCTCTTCCTGTAGGGGAAATGCCAGGCCCGTAAGAGTTTGGTGCCTTTTGTCCAAACCAAACTCCATTGTCACCTGTGAAGGGTGACATACACCCATGAAACCATCAATAACATATTACAGGAACCAGAAGAAACAAGGTTCAGTAAAATAACCCAAGTATCTACTAAGCTGAATCCTTACAAAGTGATGCAAATCATTACAAAGAGGTGAAAACACACTAATGGAATGTGTGTTCAATACACAATACTAATTGTAGATGACAGGCAGTGGCACACCTTTGCTCGTCCTCTAGGAGTGTTGCTTAACCTTCTACGTTcatcctgtgggcaaaaatggaCAGACATCTTTGTttcccttctccttctccctttcactcactcactctctcacacacacacacacacacacacacacacacgccgagACGGATGCTCAAACACTGacataaacacataaaaaaagacataaaaatacagagaaaaacaatagCTTACCCAAACAACTTTGTCCTGGATGGCATATTTCAGAATGACAACACATGGATGACTGCATGAACTACCTCATACAAAGATAAAAATGGTATCTTCCAGTAGTAGCCTACATCATATGAAAGCAGTAATACACATGGAACTTAGCGACGGGTAAATACGTTTGCCCAATGATTTACCTCTGTGATTTTGATCCGCTGCAGCTCCTGTTCAGCTGCAGTTAGAGGAGCAGGGGTACAGTACGAGGACATGTGACGCAGGTACCCCTGGAAGCACAAGTCTTCCTGGAACAGGGGGTGATTCACAGATTCAGGGAACAATCCTGACATATACAGTGGTCTTTATTCACAAATAGAGAGCTCCTGTGTTTTGGAGAGAGGTGGGAATGAAGGCCAagactggtgtgtgtgggggggtaatggtgggccttttcttttctgtcatcatttgtttttctttcagccATGACTGTTTCTTTCCTTTTACTTCTGTTTGTatttcagtcacacacacacctatatatttTTCGTAACCCACTGTACCATTGTCTACGCCTGAGTGATCcgtaaataatatttaaagcaGAGTGCTCCAACCTAATTTACCTTAATCACAACTTAGTAAGTAGGTAGGGTTGGCCACGGAGACCAGCAGTGTTGCCCTGAGTTCGATATGATCTCTCAATCAAACCGTTACATAAGTGATACCAGGTTGATATACTGACGGAAAAGCCCCTCTACACTCTGGAATCATGATCATGTTCTGGCCCAATGAGGTTCAAGACCTAATTTCACATAACCTGGCCTCTAGTGTTTGTCAAGTCAACCATATGGATTTGCTCTAGTCCACTGAATGTTGTGAGTGTTTTCTAGTAAGCATTTTAACCTGATCTTGGATCTCGAAACAGAGTAGAAACATGTGTACACTGTGAGGCGAGTCAAATGTAGAAATGTGTACGCTGAGGCGAGTCAAATGTAGATACATGTGTACGCTTTGAGGCGagtaaaatgtagaaatgtgtaTGCTATGAGGAGAGTCAAATGTTCCAATATGCAAAAAAAGTGGGAATGCAGGGATTAACCCACTTGAAGTGTTAGTTTTAACTCACTATTAGACTTAGCATTAACCTACTAATAGAGTTGGCATTAACTCACTATTAGAGTTAGTATTAACCCACTACTAGAGTTAGCATTAACTCACTATAAGAGTTAGCATTAACCCACTATTAGAGTTAGTATTAACTCACTATTAGAGTTAGTATGATCTCACTATTAGAATTAGTATTACTCCACTATTAGAGTTAGTATTAACTCACTATTAGAGTTAGTATGAACTCACTATTAGAGCTAGTATTAAGCCACTATTATAGTTAGTATTAATCCACTAATAGAGTTAAtgtgacgactgcgccctctgcaGCAGGCATGCTCCAGCGATCAACGTAACCGGTCTTCTAACACCACCGCCCACCtcatttattcatttcacctgttgtcttgtttagcgcacctgttcctcatcctcatcattccccccagtatatatgttccctctgcttcccctgtctgtgtgtgttattgtctcaccGTTTGTGAGCACAAGTCAGTCATTTTTACTAAACGAAACTGTGTTTCTAAAATGACTCCacgtctcctgctcctcattTTCGCCTCAGCCCTGACAGAATAACACACCCTAAGAAGAAGAAAACATGGAGCACGGAGGAGCCGAAGGTGAGGCCGATGTTGCGGATTTGGGGAAAGAACATTCGTCAATGCTAGCCAGCCTGGGCGCCGCAATGGTCAGCGTCTTCAAAGCCGTGCAGAGCCTGGAGCTTAGCCAGCCGAGCGCAGCCGACCGACGCCCCGAAGATCTcctcactcgtctcctgcctgtctgggaaagccctggagtgggccaccgccgtatGGAACACAGAGGgtcccacccagggcagctacgccaaATTCCTCCGCCACTTCCGAGtcgtgttcgaccatccacgcgaggggagagaggagggtgaACGGCTTTTCCATCTACGGCGGGGGACGAGATCGCGCAGGAATACGCACTGGAGTTCAGGACGCTGGCAGCGGGGTCTGGGTGGAACATGCGGGCTCTCATCGACCACTAAAGATGCAGCTTTCgtgaggacgtccggagggagttGGCATGTCAGGACGTGACCCTCGCCCTCGACCAACTAGTGGACCTCTCGATCCGTCTCGACAatctgctggctgcccgaggacgtcccggaagaggcccgcccgttccaccccaGCCACTGGACACCGCcatccccatggacctggggggCACCATACTACTGTTCCTAccccgagtcgagaggcgacaggcgcAACACTTCcacgtcaccccaggtagcacatgcccattcaccccttgcctctcctctctccctgtgcactgtccctgttgaGTTCCTCGGTTTTCCATTGCTTTCctggtgtaaggcgctggtagactcggGCGCTCCTGGGAATTTCATTGATATGTCCTTCGCTCTACGCTCACACATTCCCCTTCAGGTCCTTACCAACCCCCTACCCGTAAGAGCTTTGGACAACCGGCCGCTGGGGTCGGGTTTGGTCACCCAATGCATCCCTCTCCTCATGGTCACCGGCggccgacacagtgaaaccctCTCCTTCCACGTCATCGACTCTCCCACGTTCCCTGTCCTgttgggtttcccctggttgtccctccATGACCCCGTCGTTTCTTGGTCTAGTCAGGGTCTTTCGGGGTCGTCGCGGAAGTGTCAAGTTAGGTGTTTGGGTTTCCATTGGCTCGGggtacattaggccctccaagtcacaggtcccctcgagtttcttttttgtgaaaagtgGTTTGTGCCCGTACATCGATTAcagggcgctgaacaagatcaccatcccgTTTCGCTACCCTCTTCCtctgatctctgcggaggtggagaagatgcacggggcccgctttttcaccaaattagacctcaggagcgccTTTAACCTTGTTCGTATCTGGGAGGGGGACGAGTGGAAGacagccttcagcaccaccTCTGGCCACTTTAaatatttagtgatgccgtacggttTGATGAATGCCCCATCAGTCTTTCAATCCTTCATCAACGATGTGTTCAGGGACATGTTATGCGAGGGCGTGGTAGCGTATATCGAATATCGATCGATCAATCTTGATGTACAAGGCTACCCGAGCTGAGCATGTTGTTGCGCAAAGTGCTTGTTAGACTGTTGgcgcatgacctgtacgtgaaggccgagaagtgtctgttcttccagtcgtctgtgtccttcctggggtatTGTTTTTCCAGCGCAGGTGTGGCTATGAAGGAGCATCACATTGACGCcatgcgtaattggccgactcCGACCACAGTTAAGGGAGTACAATGACTTTTATTACTACCGTAGGTTTATTcagggctttagccaggtcgcggctccgatcacctcccttctgaaggggggggggcgacccggttgtgATGGACCGCGGAGGCAGAGCGGGTGTTTGTGGATGGGctcatcccgacccgtcgctccagttcattgtGGAGGTGGACGTGTCCgactgtgggctcggtgccatcctctcccaacggacggggagtcgtaacacgctccgtccctgtgccttcttctcccagaagctcagtgcggcggagagTAATTAAGACTTGGCTGTTGGCCGTGGTTTGAGCCCTGTCGGCGtggcggcactggttagagggggctaaacactcTTCCCTCATCTGGAcggaccaccgaaacctggacccctcgccaggcaaggtgggctatgttcttctcCCGGTTTGTTTTTACTCTCACATACAgtccggggagtaagaacgtcggggccgACGCGCAGTCCCgacagcatgacacggaggagaggccagtggatgatgctcccgtacTACCGGCGTCGTGCATCGTAGCACCGGTGGTGTGGGAattggacgcggacatcgctcGAGCGCAGTGTGATGAGCCCTCTCCGCCCGCGTGCCCTGAGGGTTGCATGTATGTGCCTCCGTCTGTCCGTGACCGGCTCATCTACTGGGCgtatacatctccctcctccggtcatcctggtatCGGGCCAACGGTTcgtgccctggccggtaagtactggtgccTACTTAAGCCAAGGATTTGAGGgtgtacgtctcttcctgctcggtgtgcgcccagagtaaggcaccccgacACCTACCTATGGGTAAGTTGCACCTCTtacccattccacaacgaccatggtctcacctgtccGTTGATTTCCTCCACCCTtcacagggccataccaccaatCAATAGGGTCGTTGATGGGCCCTTCCCATCAATAGAGAACAGAGTACATAGTCTTGCCTGtttaggggaccagaggaagggcattctaaatgactcctgtagccaggagaggGCACTCATGTATGGGGCATATGCAGAGTGCTTGTGTATGGAGCTCAACAGGCCCTGAACATTGTATATGCTTCCCATCTATAGAGAACAGAGTATATAGTCTTGCCTGtttaggggaccagagggagggcATTCTAaatgactcctgtagccaggacagtgtgctcctataaggggctaagtgcagtgtgcagtgtgcttgtgtatggaggtcaacaggccctgacctttgtCAATGCTTCCCATCAATAGAGAACAGAGTATATAGTCTTGCCtgaataggggaccagaggaagggcattcTACATGACTGctgtagccaggacaggacGGTCGCTGTGGACCGATTCTCAAAGTCCTGCcacctcttgcctctgcccttCCCACAGCCCTACAGACCGCgcaggccctgtttacacacgtcttccggcactatggggtgccccaGGGACCCCAGTTCACGtccagggtgtggaaggcatttatgcagcacctgggggtCTTGGTCaacctgacctcgggctaccatccccaatctaatgggcaggtggagcgcgTTAATCAAGAGGtgggttcctccggtcctactgccaggaccggccggggaagtgggcggagttcctgccctgggcggAACACGCATtga
This sequence is a window from Esox lucius isolate fEsoLuc1 chromosome 17, fEsoLuc1.pri, whole genome shotgun sequence. Protein-coding genes within it:
- the LOC105016870 gene encoding twinfilin-2 isoform X1; this encodes MSHQTGIHASHELKDFLARARGGTIRIAKIVIRDEELVLDSFREPAQSWDKDYDHFLLPLLVAQKPCYILYRLDTQNAQGYEWIFIAWSPDQSPVREKMVYAATRATLKKEFGGGHIKDEMFGTVEEDLCFQGYLRHMSSYCTPAPLTAAEQELQRIKITEDKVVWDERRRLSNTPRGRAKVTMEFGLDKRHQTLTGLAFPLQEETKHALQQLKQKRINYIQLRLDIEKETIELVHTNPTETRELPYRIPTDTPRYHFFIFKHSHQGLQQEALVFIYSMPGYSCSIKERMLYSSCKNRLLEEVERDYHLEIAKKIEIDGGDGLTEEFLYEEVHPIEHTLKQAFAKPRGPGGKRGNKRIIKGAGENREES
- the LOC105016870 gene encoding twinfilin-2 isoform X2 — translated: MSHQTGIHASHELKDFLARARGGTIRIAKIVIRDEELVLDSFREPAQSWDKDYDHFLLPLLVAQKPCYILYRLDTQNAQGYEWIFIAWSPDQSPVREKMVYAATRATLKKEFGGGHIKDEMFGTVEEDLCFQGYLRHMSSYCTPAPLTAAEQELQRIKITEDERRRLSNTPRGRAKVTMEFGLDKRHQTLTGLAFPLQEETKHALQQLKQKRINYIQLRLDIEKETIELVHTNPTETRELPYRIPTDTPRYHFFIFKHSHQGLQQEALVFIYSMPGYSCSIKERMLYSSCKNRLLEEVERDYHLEIAKKIEIDGGDGLTEEFLYEEVHPIEHTLKQAFAKPRGPGGKRGNKRIIKGAGENREES
- the LOC105016856 gene encoding cytokine-inducible SH2-containing protein, with the protein product MVARTMSSMQQDHSETRRLFCQNPTGLIHNPAEDLRCITTTFHYLHNSGWYWGPISASEARDALQNLSVGTFLVRDSSHPLYMLTLSVKTACGPTNVRIEYSGGRFRLDSSSPGPPRLLSFPDVCSLVQHYVGSGQTQQGKRAELEDTHQPKAKPSSPQDAPKDNAVLLKLMRPLSLPQAFPSLQHLTRLTINCQTDFPELLPLPRPLLCYLQDYPFKI